The segment ATGCTGAGGGCGATTCCGGTGCCTGCCGGGGCGGTCTTGTCCACGCTCAGACGGATCTTGAGCGAGACCGAGTCATGGGCCTTGAGGTCGGTGTAGCCGACGTAGCCCGCCGTTGCGTCGTCCTCGTCGAGCGAGATGTCGTGCCACACACCGCTGGCGGGGTCCTGCCACTGCAGGGCCAGGTGATCGGTGCTCAGATCGTAGGACTGGCCATCGACGGCGAGCGCGAAGACGCCGAGGTCGACGCGCGCGAAGTCGGTGTCGGAGTCGTTGCCGACTTCGAGCGTGAAGCCGTGCCAGCCGCTGCCCGCCACGATCTTCGAGGGCAGGCCGCTGAGGGCGGTGGTGAGGTTGTCGTCGACCGTGTCGTCGTCGCCCGAGTAGTCGCAGGCCGGGCCGTCGGTCGGCGCGGCGGAGCCGGTCGCCGACGCGGACGGCGAGACCGAGGCAGAAGCGCTAGCCGAAGCCGAGGGGGACGAGCTGTCCGACGCGGAGGCGGAGGCGGAGGCGGACGCCGAGTCGGACGCCGACGGGGACGCGGACGCCGAGGAGGACTCGGATTCCGTCGCCGTCACGGTGGCCGTCGCGGTGGACGTCGTCTCCGTGTCGTCCGCATGCGCGGCAGCCGCGCTGAGCAGTGCCGCCGGCACGAGGGCGGCGGTCGCGGCGGTGACCGCGAGGGTACGACGAAGATTCATGACAGGTAGACCATCGCAGCGGTCGACCAGTTGTACGAGGACCGCGGGTGATGCGAATCCGTGATCTATTCGGTTCGCCCGATCGTGGGTCGTATGTCCGCGAACGCCCCATGAATGAGTAATCTGTCTCTCGCAGAGCGGCCGGTCCCGGGCGTCCCCGGAACCGACCGCCTCTTTGAGTCGCGACCGGGCCGCTGTCCCCTGCTGCCCGGCCACATTCACCGAAGCGAGGTCCCACGGCGCACCCCCTTGGATTCCACTCGGCGGGGTACGCCTCATCGCTCCGGCAGCACCCCGCCCAGCTGCGTCTGGGCGGTGTCCACGCGTGGTTGTACGACGTCTTCTGTTGTTCCCTGGGCCAAGGGCGACCGCCCCTGGCTGGGACGGACACCGGTTTCAACGAAGCCACCCGGAGGCGGTCACGTGCCGTACGGGTGACACCCCCCGAACGGGTCATCGCACAGCCCCCGCGTACCAGCTGTCCGTCACAGCACTGCAAGAACTTGCGCAAATTTTCTGTGAATTCGGCAAGAGGTATTGACCCTTCCGGATCCTGTCGGCACTGTCATGGTCGCGGCGAGGCGCGCGCCGCTCGAAGCACCGAGCCGCACACGTCAGGAGCCCCTGCCCATGCATGCCATACGAGCCCTACTGGCCGCCGCCCTCGCCATCCCGCTCTCCGTCGCCGGCACCCTCGGCACCGGCGCGGGCACCGCGCAGGCCGCGACCGGCGACAACGACGTGATCGCCAACCTGTGGAGCTGGAACTGGAATTCGGTCGCCGCCGAGTGCACGGGCGTGCTCGGCCCGGCCGGCTACGGAGCCGTGCAGGTCTCCCCGCCGCAGGACTCGCTCAGCAAGGGCGGCTCGGTGTGGTGGGACATCTACCAGCCCGTGGACTACGACCTGACCAGCAAGTTCGGCACCGAGGCCCAGTTCAAGGCAATGGTCACCACCTGCCACACGGCGGGCGTCAAGGTCTACGTCGACACCGTCATCAACCACATGACCGGCCAGGGCAGCACCTCCTACGGCGGCGTCACCTACGGCAAGTACAGCTACCCCGCCTACAGCGCCGCCGACTTCCACTACTACCCCGACGACTGCTCCAACTCCGACGGCCTCATCGCGAGCGGCGACTACACCGGCAGCGCCACCAACGTCCAGCAGTGCGAGCTGGTCGGCCTGGCCGACCTCGACACCGGCTCCACGTACGTGCGCGGCACCATCGCCGCGTACCTCAACAAGCTGCTGTCCTACGGCGCCGACGGCTTCCGGGTCGACGCCGCCAAGCACATCTCGCCGACCGACCTCTCCGCGATCTACGGCCAGCTCAACACCACGACCTCCGGCGCCGCGCCCTTCCTCGCGCAGGAGGTCATCTACGGCTCCGGCGAGGCCGTCCAGCCCAGCCAGTACACCGGCCTGGGTGACGTTCTGGACTTCCAGTCCGGCCGCTACCTGCTGTCGAAGTTCAACGGCAACATCTCCGACCTCCAGACCTTCGGCGACACCTGGGGCGGGATGGTCTCCAGCGGCTCGGCGGTGACCTTCGTCGCCAACCACGACACCGAGCGCGACGGCAGCACCCTCAACTACAAGAGCGCCGACTACGCGCTGGCCGACTACTTCTCCCTCGCCTGGACCTACGGCGTCCCGCAGGTCTACTCCGCGTACACCTGGTCCAGCACCGACGCCGGCCCGCCGGCCGGTTCCACCGGCTACGTCACCGACACCGAGTGCACCTCCGGCGCCTGGACCTGCACCGACCGCGCCACCGGCGTCACGGGCATGGTCGGCTTCCACAACGCGGTCAAGGGCACCTCGGTCGCCAACTGGTACTCCGACGGCAGCAATGTGATCGCCTTCAGCCGCGGCAGCGCGGGCTGGATCGCCATCAACAACGAGTCCGCCGCGGTGACCAGGACCTTCACCACGGGCCTGGCCGCCGGCACCTACTGCGACGTCATCTCCGGCACCGTCAGCAGCGGCAGCTGCACCGGCACCGCCGTCACCGTGAGCTCCAGCGGCACCGCGTCCGTGACCGTCCCGGCGGGCGGCGCCGTGGCGATCGACGTGAACGCCACCGGCACCGGCTCCACCGCGACCACCGCCGCGGTGACCTTCAATGTCACCGCCACGACGGTCTGGGGCACCAACGTCTACGTCGTCGGCTCGGTCGCGGCGCTGGGCTCCTGGGACACCGGCAGCGCGGTCGCCCTGTCCTCGGCCTCGTACCCGGTCTGGAGCGGGACGGTCTCGCTGCCCGCGAGCACGTCGCTGGAGTACAAGTACATAAAGAAGGACTCCTCGGGCAACGTGACCTGGGAGAGCGGCAGCAACCGCTCCTACACCACGGGCACGGCCGCGGTGTCCCTGAGCGACACCTGGAAGTAGCGCCTCACACCCGGCCCCCTCCCCCTCACACCCGGCCCCGGCACAGCTCCAGCAGCGTCATCGCCAGAGCCGTGCCGGGCTTGCCGAGCGCGTCGCTGTAGTGGTTCAGCACCTCCATCTCGCGGGAGAGGTGCACCCGGCGGCCGCCGGACTCGATCCGGGTCCGCTGGATCTCGGCGGAGACGCCCATGCGTTCCTGGACGAGGGCGATGATCTGCTCATCGAGGGCGTCGATGCGCTCGCGGGCGGTGCTGATGAGGGTCTCGGTGCCTGTGTCGGTGCTCATGTTCGGTGTCTCCTGGGGTGTTGTCCCCCGGGGTTCCGGCCCGAGAAGCACGAAGCGCCCCGGGCCGAATGGCCCGGGGCGCCTGGTGAAGTGCTGAGGTTTCGCTCTCAGACAGCACGACCGTGGCAGCCGGACCAGCCGGTGCCATAGGTAAACGCGAAGTACGCGGTCGAGAGCATGGGCCGAGTATGCCACGCGGGCCGGGGGCCGTGTGCGGGCCGGTAGAATCGGACACGCCCCCTCGTACGAATCGCCGGAAGGCACGCCGTGGCATCAGCGACCCCGCCCGCCCCCGACACCGTTCTCGTCGTCGACTTCGGAGCGCAGTACGCCCAGCTCATCGCGCGCCGTGTGCGTGAGGCCCGGGTCTACAGCGAGATCGTGCCCAGCACGATGCCGGTGGAGGAGATCCTCGCCAAGAGCCCGAGCGCGATCATCCTCTCCGGCGGCCCCTCCTCGGTCTACGCCGAAGGCGCCCCTACCCTCGACCGCGCGATCTTCGAGGCCGGTATCCCCGTCTTCGGCATGTGCTACGGCTTCCAGCTCATGGCCGTGGCCCTGGGCGGCACCGTCGACAACACCGGCGCCCGCGAGTACGGCCGCACCCAGCTGAACGTCTCCAAGCCCGGCTCCACCCTCTTCGCGGGCACCCCCGACCGGCAGTCCGTGTGGATGTCCCACGGCGACGCCTGCTCGGCCGCCCCGGCGGGCTTCACCGTCACCGGCTCCACGGACGTCGTCCCCGTCGCCGCCTTCGAGAACGACGACCTCAAGCTCTACGGCGTCCAGTACCACCCGGAGGTCCTGCACTCCGAGCACGGCCAGCAGATCCTGGAGCACTTCCTCTACCGCGGCGCCGGCCTGGCCCCCACCTGGACCACCACGAATGTCGTGGACGAGCAGGTGGCGCTGATCCGCGAGCAGGTCGGCGACAAGCGCGCCATCTGCGGCCTGTCCGGCGGCGTGGACTCCGCCGTCGCCGCGGCGCTCGTGCAGCGGGCCATCGGGGACCGCCTGACCTGCGTCTACGTCGACCACGGCCTCATGCGCAAGGGCGAGTCCGAGCAGGTCGAGAAGGACTTCGTCGCGGCGACGGGCGTTCAGCTCAAGGTCGTCGACGCCGAGGAGCGCTTCCTCGGCGCGCTGGCCGGGGTCTCCGACCCCGAGCAGAAGCGGAAGATCATCGGCCGCGAGTTCATCCGCGTATTCGAGCAGGCCCAGGCCGAGATCATCGCCGAGGCCGCGGACGGCGAAGAGGTCGCCTTCCTCGTCCAGGGCACCCTCTACCCCGATGTCGTGGAGTCCGGCGGCGGCACCGGCACCGCCAACATCAAGTCCCACCACAACGTCGGCGGCCTCCCCGACGACCTCGAGTTCTCCCTCGTCGAGCCGCTGCGCAAGCTCTTCAAGGACGAGGTCCGGATGGTCGGCCAGGAGCTCGGCCTCCCCGACGAGATCGTCCAGCGCCAGCCCTTCCCCGGCCCCGGCCTCGGTATCCGCATCGTCGGCGAGGTCACCAAGGACCGCCTCGACCTCCTCCGTGAGGCCGACGCCATCGCCCGCGAGGAGCTGACCCTCGCCGGGCTCGACCGCGACATCTGGCAGTGCCCGGTGGTCCTCCTGGCCGACGTCCGGTCGGTCGGCGTCCAGGGCGACGGCCGTACGTACGGCCACCCGATCGTGCTGCGGCCGGTGTCCAGCGAGGACGCCATGACGGCCGACTGGTCCCGGCTGCCGTACGAGGTGCTCGCGAAGATCTCGACCCGGATCACCAACGAGGTCGCCGATGTGAACCGGGTGGTGCTCGACGTGACGAGCAAGCCGCCGGGCACCATCGAGTGGGAGTAGCACTCCCGAACACGTCAACGACCGCGCCGCCATCCGCTCATTCGGGTGGCGGCGTTGTCGTTCCCGCTGGGTACGCTGTCGGTACGGTGCAGGATCCCGTCCATGGGAGGAATCATGACCGCTGAGCCGCTGCCCGCTACGTCCGCGTGGCCGGTGCCGCCGCCGGAGGGCTACACCGTGGACGACCTGTTCACCCTGCCTGATCTCCCGCCGCACACTGAGCTGATCGACGGGAGCCTGGTTTTCGTGAGTCCGCAGCGAGATTTCCACAGCATCGTGATCGATCTGCTCGTCAGCGGACTGCGCCGAACGGCACCGCCTGAGTTCAAGATCAGGCGCGAGATGACTGTGGTGATCGACAAGCGCAACGGCCCGGAACCGGACGTATCGGTTGTCGTTGCCAAGGCGGTCACCAGCCCCCACCAGACCCACTATCAGGTCGCCGATGTACTGCTCGCGGTAGAGGTGGTCTCTCCCGACTCCGAGTCCCGTGACCGTGACACCAAACCGCACAAGTACGCCTCCGCCGGTATTCAGCACTACTGGCGGGTGGAGATGGGCGGCGAGAACGACGAACCGGTCGTCTACGTCTACGAACTGGACCCGCTGACCAAGGC is part of the Streptomyces sp. NBC_01262 genome and harbors:
- a CDS encoding carbohydrate-binding module family 20 domain-containing protein, with the translated sequence MHAIRALLAAALAIPLSVAGTLGTGAGTAQAATGDNDVIANLWSWNWNSVAAECTGVLGPAGYGAVQVSPPQDSLSKGGSVWWDIYQPVDYDLTSKFGTEAQFKAMVTTCHTAGVKVYVDTVINHMTGQGSTSYGGVTYGKYSYPAYSAADFHYYPDDCSNSDGLIASGDYTGSATNVQQCELVGLADLDTGSTYVRGTIAAYLNKLLSYGADGFRVDAAKHISPTDLSAIYGQLNTTTSGAAPFLAQEVIYGSGEAVQPSQYTGLGDVLDFQSGRYLLSKFNGNISDLQTFGDTWGGMVSSGSAVTFVANHDTERDGSTLNYKSADYALADYFSLAWTYGVPQVYSAYTWSSTDAGPPAGSTGYVTDTECTSGAWTCTDRATGVTGMVGFHNAVKGTSVANWYSDGSNVIAFSRGSAGWIAINNESAAVTRTFTTGLAAGTYCDVISGTVSSGSCTGTAVTVSSSGTASVTVPAGGAVAIDVNATGTGSTATTAAVTFNVTATTVWGTNVYVVGSVAALGSWDTGSAVALSSASYPVWSGTVSLPASTSLEYKYIKKDSSGNVTWESGSNRSYTTGTAAVSLSDTWK
- a CDS encoding Uma2 family endonuclease, whose translation is MTAEPLPATSAWPVPPPEGYTVDDLFTLPDLPPHTELIDGSLVFVSPQRDFHSIVIDLLVSGLRRTAPPEFKIRREMTVVIDKRNGPEPDVSVVVAKAVTSPHQTHYQVADVLLAVEVVSPDSESRDRDTKPHKYASAGIQHYWRVEMGGENDEPVVYVYELDPLTKAYIFSSMHRTELKLVVPFGIDIDLTEVDSL
- the guaA gene encoding glutamine-hydrolyzing GMP synthase; its protein translation is MASATPPAPDTVLVVDFGAQYAQLIARRVREARVYSEIVPSTMPVEEILAKSPSAIILSGGPSSVYAEGAPTLDRAIFEAGIPVFGMCYGFQLMAVALGGTVDNTGAREYGRTQLNVSKPGSTLFAGTPDRQSVWMSHGDACSAAPAGFTVTGSTDVVPVAAFENDDLKLYGVQYHPEVLHSEHGQQILEHFLYRGAGLAPTWTTTNVVDEQVALIREQVGDKRAICGLSGGVDSAVAAALVQRAIGDRLTCVYVDHGLMRKGESEQVEKDFVAATGVQLKVVDAEERFLGALAGVSDPEQKRKIIGREFIRVFEQAQAEIIAEAADGEEVAFLVQGTLYPDVVESGGGTGTANIKSHHNVGGLPDDLEFSLVEPLRKLFKDEVRMVGQELGLPDEIVQRQPFPGPGLGIRIVGEVTKDRLDLLREADAIAREELTLAGLDRDIWQCPVVLLADVRSVGVQGDGRTYGHPIVLRPVSSEDAMTADWSRLPYEVLAKISTRITNEVADVNRVVLDVTSKPPGTIEWE
- a CDS encoding chorismate mutase, producing the protein MLLGPEPRGTTPQETPNMSTDTGTETLISTARERIDALDEQIIALVQERMGVSAEIQRTRIESGGRRVHLSREMEVLNHYSDALGKPGTALAMTLLELCRGRV
- a CDS encoding LAETG motif-containing sortase-dependent surface protein, with the protein product MNLRRTLAVTAATAALVPAALLSAAAAHADDTETTSTATATVTATESESSSASASPSASDSASASASASASDSSSPSASASASASVSPSASATGSAAPTDGPACDYSGDDDTVDDNLTTALSGLPSKIVAGSGWHGFTLEVGNDSDTDFARVDLGVFALAVDGQSYDLSTDHLALQWQDPASGVWHDISLDEDDATAGYVGYTDLKAHDSVSLKIRLSVDKTAPAGTGIALSIGSYADSNGDCVYSGGDSFYSFDILAAGSDAGDGGDAEPQTGGSSHTKPAGDTEIGSLAETGSSSALPYIALAGGAAVAFGGGAMFVVRRRKSV